The Setaria viridis chromosome 9, Setaria_viridis_v4.0, whole genome shotgun sequence sequence CAATTAACCGAGGTAAGGTTCAGGCTCCTGCCGAATGCGTCGCCGATGAGATGTCCAAGCTAACCTCGCTCTCTGTTGGGGGTAAGGTTCAGAATCGTTTCatcagaaaagaaagaaagaaaaaaagaaaagacatGGTAGGAATGTAGGATGGCTCCTGGTCCTTGGAGGACCGATGTGACCGGTTACAATAGGGCTAGCTGTTTGGTGTCGTGCAATCACCTCCTTTTGGGATCGTCTAATGATGTTATGAAATGGCATTAGGTTGACTGTACTAGTGTTTTGTAATCTAAAGAGTTTGCGTTTGGCTTGGATGGTGTTTGGTGAGCACACAAGATTAGAATGAACCTGACctaaagagaaagagaaaagagcCACGTGTTTGGTACATACATGCTACCTGATCTTAGACTGTTTCAGTATGATTGTACGAAAAAAGCCAACTTTGTGGTAGATAAAGATGAACAAAGTTTAGTGGCGTAGCTTAGTTGATGCTACCAACATAATGCTTGCGGGATGTACCGTATGTTGTTCAGTTTTCGTCAATTCAGGAGCCATCAGGAACCAGCAGCAGCAAGTCGCAAAATCGCACGTAAACTTTGTGTCCCGGAGAGAATTCACATGCCATGTAACCTGAACTACGAGAAAATTTAAGCAGCCCATGAGAAGCACGCGATGAGAGTACGGCTCaggtggtggtggactggtggtcaGAGGCGAGTCCAAGCCAAACCGAGAGGCCCACGCGAGCACGGGAGTGGAAGGAAACGGAAACGCCCCACCAGCAGCGGAGCGGAGCCAGCAGCTGCAGGTGGCCCGTCCAAATCAGAGCGGGATGGAGGCAAACAAAGCACGAGCACGATAGGATACCGCGGGATCCCCCACCGCTTCTCCCTTCTTCCGCTCCGGTGGGCGAGGCAGCCGCGATCGCGGTGACCCCTGACCCAAGCGAAGGTTCGGCGTCGGCGCTCGGCCAGAGAGTCACCGAGTCACACACGGGCACACGGCACAAAAGCCCCAACCCCATTGCCCAAGGACCACCCCGCCCGGCTGTCCCCGTCGCACGGTGGCACGGCGCCCTCTGACCCTCTCCCCTCATCCTTCCCCCTGGCCGTCGCCCGCCGACGCGCCTCACCCCGTCCCCGCGTCCAGCCCAGCGCATCTACGTCCGTATGGCTCCATCCGGCTACGCCGTGCGTCCGGCTTTCGCTGCCCACATCTCGCTGTCGGGCGCGCCTCCACTCGCTCCGTTTGACCGTTTCCCATTGCTCCCATCACCTGACCCCGATCCTCACCTCGCCTTCACACACTTCACCATTACGCGCGTCCACCTCAGTACCTCACTCACCTCCCCGTCCGCACTCCGCAGTGAGGAGCCAGTGGCACACTGACACTCTACACTATCAAAGCTCCCCCGGATTGGCAAATAGAACGTACCCGTCACGCCCTTCGCCGTCATGGCCCTATCTTTGCGCAATAAAATAGCACGGACACGCCACATTTACATACATCGCTTGTGGTGACAAAGGGAAGCAAGGGGACAAGCTGAAAGCTTTTGGTAAAGAAAAGGAACCCTTTTCTTGAGTGCAAcacaaagaaagaaacaaaaaagtgaGGCTGCAGGTACAGGCAGAACACGTCTCCTGCCATGAACGGATGAACTTATACGCTGTTTGATACTGttggctaaaatttagcccttatcacatcaaatgtttggacgCTAATAAGAAGAActaaaaatatgaattaattataaaactaattgcagagaagaactaaatatgaactaattataaaactaattgcagaagccctaggctaattcgcgagacgaatgtattaaatctaattaatccaccattagcaatgggtactgtagcaccatattgttaaatcatgaaccaattcatctcgcgaattagcctccatctgtacaattagttttgtaattagactatatttaatacttctaattagtatccaacaTCCGATATAAACTTTATCCGATATGAACTAAAGTTCAGTCTGGGAGAGCCAAACAAAAATTTAGTCCTGGGAGCCAAACAAGCCATTAACCTCTTTTCCCACCTTGTCTTCTTTTCTATACGGAAAATCAACAGCATTGCTTATTTTTATTCTCTCACTCACTTGCCCTAATAAACATGTAACGAAGCAGAATAAAGTATAGTGTATATGCTAAGTAGATGACAAGAAGGATACGGTGTACATGATGCTAGTATAGTATACGGAGTATGATGAATCTGTACGGTGATGGGTTGATTGTACACGAGGCATGATTGGGATGGCAGTAGGCGCTGGTGGTAGAGTGGTAGGTAATTAAGGGCATGCTAATCAGTAGTGATGCTCTTGAGGAGGTAATCGCATTCACATGATGGTGCAGGCGTAGGAGGGGTCGTCCTCGCAGCAGACCCGGTAGCCGTAGGGCGGGTTGCAGGGGTACGGCTGCGGCACGTACTGCGGCATCGGGATGTActgcggcgggggcgccggcggggcctcGGGGGCCTTGCCGCAGGAGCAGCAGTGGCACCCGCCGTGCCCGTGGTGGCAGCAGCAGTCGGACGGCCACGCCGGGAACGGGTACGGGTACGGCCACGGGTAGGGGACCTCCACcaccttgggcggcggcggggcgggctcctgcttgggcggcggcggcggggcgggttcctccttcggcggcggcggcggggcgggctcctccttcggcggcgggggcggagggggCTCCTCCttcgggggcgggggcggcggggggtcgactttcgccggtggcggcggggcgggctcCTCCttctgctccggcggcgggggcttgGGCTCCTCCTTattaggcggcggcggctccacgATCTCGATCTGCTTGATGATCTTGCAGGCCTTGCAGCAGAGCTTGTCGGCGAGCTTGTCCGCGTCGAAGGGCCCCGTGACGATCACCACGTTGTTCTTCTCGTCGTACGTGATGTCGTCGATGCAGAACTCACCCTTCTCTGCTTTACCAAGAATCAATCGTCAGTACAATAGTTAGTTGCTATCAACGAGCTCAAACAGAAACGAAGAACAGAAAAATTGCGGCGCCACCCTTTCGAGGGGAACAAAGAAGCAGAGCTTTCTTGATCTGAGAGAACTTGCAACCATGGTTGCAAGCAAGCACGCACCTTGGATCCTGGTGAGCACCTTCTGGATCTTGGTGTAGCAGCGGCAGCATTCCAGGTCCACGCTGACTTTGATGGTCGGCATCTGCACTCAAACACGATCAGAAAGAAGTTCTTCTAAGCCAATTTTCCCTATCTTTGTTTGCACACAAGATAGTTCAACAAACAAACACAGAGAGATGCATCAACTTCATGCACACAGAGAAATTAAAGGCAGAGAAGGCCAGCCACCTGTGTGATTGCTACTGATCTATGGCTACCAGCACGAAAGAAGGAAACAATCAAGAAGGGCAGCAAGAAAGCAAAGTGCCCGTTTGAAGCGTGCAGCACACTCCAGATTAAACAAACTAATTAACCAGGGCCAGGACGGCCGGCCACTCTTGCCATCAAGAAGTTTGGCAGAAGATCAAACTCAATACGCAATCTTTATGCCATAAATCCTCGAATTCTGCAAGAGTAAGAACGAGAAGGACATGGAGAGAGCGAGCCAGCACCTTGGTTCAACCGACCCGGCGCCCGCCAATGCGAGCCAGgcaggatgaagaagaagaagaagaagaggtggtggtggagagggagggagggggaggaggaagaagaagaggaggtggtggtgtggcgtGTACAGGCAGCTATATAGGCACCAGCCATCCCCTCTGCCCCCCACGTCATCTGACTCAATCTCATCCCGGCCGGACCCTGGAGGTGCCGTGGCGACGCCAAAAGCAGGCGGGGAGAGTAGAAAGATAGAAGCAGCCATGGAGAAGCAACTAGAGAATGAAAAAAAAGGGCCTTGGAAAggcggcagcagccagcagcaccAACACTTGGCTAGCTGCCTAGCTTCCTTCCACCGCCAGCCACACCACCCGAAAGCACactccgcgccgccgtcgtcttcgTGGCTGTTATTTGGTATTCCTCTCCAGGATGATTACCTcgctcctttcctttcctttgcgATGAAAAGAAACACGGTATGATACGCACTCACTCAGGAGCTTTCACGTCAGGCGACAGATCGCGTGCTGGGGGCTACTGGTGACTGGCACGGTTCGGTTCATTTTCGTGACGCCGATGGTGCTGCTGCGAGAGTGAGTGTGTGCGTTTGTATTCGCCTTTATTTTGATCCGGAAAGGTCGTATTCCCAGCGCGGCCGGATACGTGCCCCGGTGAAGAACAAGAACTGGTGGTAATGAACACCAGCCTGGAGGCAGATGGTGCGCACCGAGCGGTTGTTTTCACACTTTTTCTTTCAGATGATTTCAGCCACCATCACATCCTCATACCTCGGTGTCTCTCCGTGAATATTTGTAGAGCTTTCAGCTTTGATGAATCTTTGACCCTTGGATGGATGCCAACAGAGGATGACAGGAGCAAGAACAACAGTGAGCGACGTAAGCTTGGGGTTCCCCGGTTTTGGATTCACCTGACCAATACCAGATTGTTCTGACGATGCCTCAGGCTGCTCTGGCTGCGGATGACGAGATGGGCTGCGGCTGGCCGGTTGCACTCTGCGGCATGGTCCACCCCTTCCGGGTGCTTGATGGTTCTTGGACCGTGGCACCGTGCATCCGTGCCATGCCCATAGGCCACaggccacacacacacacacgacgcagcatcatccatccatccgtccCCTCTTGCAGCTAACACGATCTGCTTCGAGTCGTTAGCGAGCGGCGGCACGCTGCGAGCCCGTGATACGCCCGGGGTCCACGGCAACGGCCGGCGTTCAATGGGGTATCTCAGCAGGGCCAGGCCAGCAGCTAGGATTGATGATAACAGGAACCCGTCATCCGCACAGTGTACgcacgcagcagcagcatccatcGGCAATCAGCGAGCGAGCTGCATGTGTCCGGTGATGCTTGGTACAGCAAAACCTCAGCCTCAATCACAGACCGCTGCTCCTCCCTGGTTGTTGAGCGAGAGCTGCGAATCCGAAATTCAACTCCTAATCCTGCTGCATTTGCGTGCTATCGATCCGATAGGGAGGCCTTTAACCACTTGATTGCAAAGAAAGGAGATTCGCTGGCTTTCTTCTTCTGTggggaaaagaaagggagaaagaCGAGGTGCCGGATCTTCTTTCTCACTTACCCTACCATCTGATACAGAAAAAGGCGACGCTTCAGGTCAACAAACCAGCAAAACAAATGGCGCCCAGAGACACCTCGATGGTCAGCTTTTCGATCCAGCGGGCACGGCAGAAACCCGAGACCAAAGACGTGCACGCTACACGGGAAGGGCAGGCAGAACAGAACCCGCCGCGCACCGGAGCCCCGCGCGCACGGACGCAAGCCGAGGCGGCGCACACGCCTAGGCGACGGGCAGAGGGAGGCTTGGCGTTTCCCGGGCCGCCGTCCTTTCCTCGGTGGTTGCAAACAAAAGGTGGCGTCCACAGGCCGCAGCCTCCGCAACGGCAACAACCGAGGCGCGGTCCATCCATCCAATCCAAGCCGGTGCCACCgaccgaccggccggccggccgtgcccCGGCGCGGTTCGGCTAGGCCAGGCCACAgccccacacggccacacgcGTCCTCGCGCCCGCCCCGGCCTCGCGCTGCCGCTGGCTGCCTCTCCTCTCCACCCGGCACCCGCCAGCCAAGTTGTCGAGCCAGCAACGCACGCGAAACGCGATCCCGACTCGCGGGCACAGTGCCGCGActgccgcccgcgcgcgccccaTCTCGCGCCGCACCCGGAACGGCAGAACGGGCGATCCCATTATTGCTGCCTGCcgcttctcttcttcctcccccggTCACTGTCGATGGCCTCGTCAGACACGCATCACCACTCGCCGTCGCTCGCGAACCGGACATCGGACATTTCACGAGGAGCGGCTGGCCGGTGTCGGTGGTCGCCGCGCTGCTACTCGCCACTGCAGATTGCGTGAACAATTCCATGCCTGCAGTCACTGCATTTTTCAATTCTTTTTTCCCTCACCCAAGTTTAGTTAGCGTGAGCGTATGCCTAGACACGTGCACCGTGGCTACTGAGTACCGACACGTAGATGGCGACGGGAGGGAGTGGAGAATTGGAGATGAACCTGGTGACGCCGAAAGCGCGCCGGCGTGCCTTCCATTTGAGTGAGATTAGGAGCAAAGGAAGCTGTAGCTGGTGAGAGACGTCGCCCCAGTGCCAGTCCAGCTCGCTTGCCGGAATCGTCAAAAGTGCAATCgttctctcctcttttttttttgaaaggaaaagagCCTTTGTTTTGATTCCAGCAGTAGCTGATCGATTGTTCCCTGcgcctttcttttcctttcggGTTCGTTAGATCTGCTCCTACCAGAAGCTTCCGTGGCGTGCCAGCACTGACAGAGGCGAGTTCCTACTGCAAGTCGCTGTTTGAAACGGCAAGTAGCCGTAGAATGTAGCTGGATCCGGTTCCTGCATCTACATAGGGTCGgcacggcgccggccggccaccgcacTGCCACATCGGGAATAGCTTCGGGGCTCACACAACGCCGTGGCTGAATTGACGCCGGCCGGATCGGGAGTAGCATCCGTCGATTCGATCGGTTGCCACGCAGCTGCCGGTGCGGCTGTGCAGGAAAAAAAGGGGACGTGACAAAAGGGCCCCGCCGGCCGATCGGACAGTGTTGGGGGTGGTTGCAGCCCCGCACAAATCCAAGTTTAGACCACTCGATCGTTCGAAAAGAAAAAATGAGTTTAGACTACTCGATTCGGAGGTGTAGGTTAGTTGCCCCGTTAACAACTTGCCCACCCCTGCACCGTACGGGACGAGTGGCCGATCCATCCAGCCATCTGATCCAGGGCACACAGAATATGAAAAAGATGCATGAGATACTGCCATGGCTTGGTCACCCAGCAACAGCAAATCACCAGttggaaggaaggaagaagacaaggcGTAGAAGCTGCAAGAAGCTTCTGCCTCGGTGTGGGTACGTGCGGCGGATTCTTCTTCAGCGATCAGCAACGCTGGCTTGCCGGCTCGGGCTTAGCTGTAAAGGGCCTGCGATTTTTCTTCCTTCCGTCCGTTCGTGCACGGACTCGCATTAAAGATTGATGCGTTTATTTCGTCGATCACCAAGCCAGCATTGCATTGCATCCGGGTTACGGGCTCGGCCCTCGGCGGCATCCGGCGGTCGCTTTCGTGGCGTCGTCGGCCGGCGACTGCGAATcaaggggagggagggatcgGAGGACCACGTGTGCACACATCCAACTTCTCAGGCTCAGAAAAATCGTGCGAGACTTCGGCGCGCTATCAACAAATTAAGCTTCAGACTTTGGAAACTGAAACGCATGCTCCAACCGCGCAAAGCTTTCAGATGTATTTGTAGCGGTCAGTACGATTTCGATCGTGTTGCGAAACGAGCTGATTTGTCTCGCTTTCGATTTAACGCGCGCTGGAACCTGGCGTACAGGCCCAAACCGCGTACAGGCTCACTCCGCGCACAGTGACACCGTTGCAAGTGTTCTCTTGCCGCACGCACAAAATCCTCGGTCCTCGCTAGCAGTACacacagaattttttttaaacccGACAAACTACCGaggggtgctcgaggtagtgtgTTGGTTAACGAGACTCGTCGAGATCAGCAACTCgaaggttcggaccgctagattgcgtaatatcctacgtcatgtgtgttggttgtattaaattgctttggaggaggtccttgcctcgccttatattgctgggggtagtgttacatgtcggttggttacaagaatactagtcgtaAACGACTAGaagagttctactcttattacaacgagtattttcctaatcctcgaccaGTTCCAGTCTTTCCATGTAaactacgccgtcctgcgccatggtctccatgtcagatgcgtctcggtgtccagccttATATTTAGGATTGTCAAAACCTCtctggtgggctcatagatgtacGTACGACAAGTCcacgagtactttttagtcaaatacaGCAGTTCCGAATACTTTTGCAGACTTCATCGACTAGTTtaggtgctcttcgagtacttcatctggttaaATCTTCAAAGGTACTCAAAAACTGTCATGCGGCTTGAacgtgctcaagcctcatttaactcagtctcatatccttcaattttgaattttatatggaagtgcgtcGCACTTCATATAGAGTAACCCCCGAGCCTTATGTTGAATTGAAAAATcatgctgagggtcaatctgtaatttgtaTCACTTTCCTCTTAAAATCCGGAGAAAAAGCTTTGTtgtcgatggacacgtggcacaacCCCTGAGCTTCAATGCCTcgatgactaatgatgaaccttaATAGTTTCCCGAAGGGCACGCCGAAGAGGCACTTTGTCGAGTTAAGCTTCCATCGAAACTCTTGcaaacttgcgaaagtttcttctagatctgcAATTAGGTCatcaggatttctggtctttacgaccacgttgtccacgtacgcctccacgttgcggtgtagctgcttcttgaagcactcctggattgcccttTGAtagcgcctgcgttcttcaacccgaaagatattgttgtgtagcagaaacctctgtatggggtgatgaacgcggtcttgatccggtcttcctccttgagagctatctggtgatactccgagtagcaattgaggaaacaaaggagggcgcatccagctgtggagtcgatgacttgatcgatcctagggagcccaaagggatcctttggacagtgcttgttgaggtctgtgtagtcgacacacatccttcaCTCATTGTTGCttttctttcgcaccaagatgggattggcgagccactctggatgatagacttcttttatgaaacccgtcgcgagtagtttggtcagctctttcttgatggcttcccttctgtcttggttGATTCGTCGTAGGTGTTGCCTtttgtgtagcttttggattcacgttgagtgagtgctcgatcaactctctgggcacccccggcatgttCGCTGGTTTCCACACGTAAATGTCTCGATTGGCCCGAAGAAAGCTGATGAGCGCGCTTTtctatttaggatccaacccTGTGCTAATCAGGACTGTTTTGGAGCTATCactagtctcaaggtcaatggctttgatgtctacttcacttgccggcttgaccttggttgcctccgacttcttttctagaaTCTCAAGCTCTGATGGGGACACTTCTTGGATGCGGTGaaaacttgcatcatcgagtttggtacttgggtagttgctgctagcccCACGGCTTCTGTGTCATAGTCATATAATATCTTCAAGTCTCcgtgcagggagagtactcccttgggtcccggcatcttgagcaCCAAGTACACATAGTGCGGGATggtcatgaatttggccaatgctgatCTTTcaaggatggcgtggtacgaTGTTTTGAAGTTCgctacctcgaaccggatgtattctgtccggtagtgttctttggccctaaaggtaactagcaaaatcACCAGTCTAAGGGGTACAACCGCGTTGCttgggacgatcccatagaatggagagttcattgAGTGAGCATATCGACGACGTCGAGGCCCATTTTGttcagtgtcttggcgaatAGGACATTGAGACCACTACCACCGTCAATGAGTATTTTAGTAAGTCTGGAGCTAGCGACAACCGGATCCAAGACGAGGGGATACCGTCctggtctgagaaactagtccatttgTTCTTCCTGGAGAAGATAATTAgtacctcggaccatttgaggaacgttggcgtcacaggttcaatggacattatctctcgaagagtgagcttctgggaccgcttagtagcagtacccggggttccgccgaagatgacgttgacgtgttggatgggttctggaacttgccattgtcaccatcatcttcgtcttccttagccttgcttttatttttggtgccagatggctctggcaggtccttcatgactcttcaTAGATAGAAACAATCTATCACAGAGtacttgtggtatgggtgctaTGGGCACTGTTTCTTTAGGAGCCCATTGAATGAGGGCTTATCTTGATTCTTCCCGctacctttcttggatgactgcgAAATTGCCGCGATAGTATTGTCTCGCTTGcacttgcggttgtgacctcccgagtagttatatcgattgtcattgttggggcgatcgttgcaGTTCTTATCAttgcattggccattgttctaattgttgttgttctagcccttattgcgattggactcaaacctttcgatctccctatCTTTTTCATCTGCCCAcgtctgtaccatgatcttaagagatttgacatcagcggaGCATCTTCTGCCGATGTCCTAGAACATCCAGCAGTCGTGGAGGCCATTCTGGAAGCAGTCAATAGCATCGTGCTTCATGACATCCACGATTATGGCCTTCTTATCGAAAAAGCGATGTAAGTAGCTGCGCAGGGTGtcaccttcttgttgtttaacttgagacaaatCGATCCTATTgtcaggacgctgcattgcccctacgtagttgttggtgaacactatcttgaggtccttccacaaGTTGATAGAGTTCTTATCCAACAATCCGAGCCATGTGAGTAGTGTcgcctccatgcagatagggaagtagataactttggtgtcgtggTTTCCTCCAACTACTTGTACTGACAACGAGTGACATCGGAGGCATTGGACTTGGTCTTGCTTGctatcgtacttggtgatacccgggggtttgaacttttcgggtagagttgtcctcctcacacatcTTGAGAAGGCGAGAAACTTGTCAATATCATCTcctgggtgttcgacttcttgctcgcgctcgcagccgtccgtcgatgatggtacgggcgtcgCGGCTGGCATTGATCTTGTTGCAAAGGTCTTCTACTGGGCGTTGAggctctgggttagccccacggtggccacgatctcccgagggtcctgcctAACTACTTTCaactccagcttggcttggtctagcGCCTCCggcttgacttggtctggacgaAGGACCTCTAtagctgctgccatgttgacttcacTGGGATGGGGAGAGTTGGACTGACTTATCAGATTCtactgatcgagttgttcgtacgcgagttccgccagttcagccaactgctttgtgtacttgttctgaggcatcgcgcaggtgatgagatcaatagacacgACGGTAGCCAGGGGAGTACGATGATAATGCGTTTAAACTGCTTCAAAGGTgttatccaggttctggattggtaggtcTGCTGCAAGGCGGCGACGACGCTCTACTCTTGTGGCGTTTCTTGCTCgttgtcgagttctttgagcttcggtctcttcttcgacaacgttggcggtgagttcatcctaTGAGATGTCATTCGGGTGACGCTCATGTCGCGGGTTTCTGTcatgttgctcttcttcttcgtcctcttgtATAGTAATGACGGTGAAGAGTTCTTGCTCTGGAGAGtggcttcccgagcttgaagtgatgacctccgtggtgccgccttcctcgtagatgggcgacagaggagctTCTTCCTGGTACGAGAGAGTGTCGACGTAGGTGATGAGGCACGAATCGTCGTCTTTGGCAAGAGCggatggcttcatgttgggccagcagacgaatctgccttggtgagttgatgtgattaccaggctctgctgcggacctgataaaggagtctacTGGTCCGAATCCGAGTAGTAGTTGAGGCCCTCGATCGTATCcatatcggattgtgatctggacagggcagCCTGATAAATAGTGGCTGCATCGCGGAGTTCGAACGGGAATTGACTCGGGTGGTAGTTTGACTCGCACGATGGTTTATGTGTCGGCTCGTGAAAATCAATCTGACCGGCGGGAGAAGTTGAGTtgaactcggactcgtcccccagcCTCTGAATAGGtgagaaattgaaaattcatcgaaattcttgacgagatcctccaaagcttggcgctaaagcttcatggtttgttgcttcttctccggggtcgacgcaatgtggcggtggaaatttccaacaccgtctgcgatgcaaacccaggagccaaagacaaACGTCACACCTGCTTCGAacgcgacgattggcttgatgatgacttgtgccatcgagttcgccagtggattatcgacgagtccccctacccagggcgccaactgtcggtgtttaaacccagcaacctaccaagggtgTGCCCGAGGCAGTGTTTTGGTTGATGGAGCTCGTCGAGATCGGGAACTTGAAGCTTCGGGCCGTAAGATTGCGTAATACACtacatcatgtgtgttggttagaTTGAATTACTTTGGAGGAGGTACTTTGATGGAGGTCCCTACCTCATTTTATATTGCTGGGAGCAGAATTACATGttagttggttacaagaatactagtccgatacgactagaggagttctactcttattacaacgagtactttcaaAATTCTCGACCAATTCCTATTTTTctatgtagactacgccattctgcatcatgatctccatgtcagatgtgtTTTGAACTATCCAATTTTTTTGATGGGCCTATAGATATAGATGTATGTTCAACAGTTTCTGCCTTTTCATGTAGATTACGCCATCCTATATTATGATCTTcatgtcagatgtgtctcgAAATATTCAAATTTTCTTTTCTAGTGAGTGTTCGACAGGGAGGTGG is a genomic window containing:
- the LOC117835700 gene encoding uncharacterized protein, producing the protein MPTIKVSVDLECCRCYTKIQKVLTRIQEKGEFCIDDITYDEKNNVVIVTGPFDADKLADKLCCKACKIIKQIEIVEPPPPNKEEPKPPPPEQKEEPAPPPPAKVDPPPPPPPKEEPPPPPPPKEEPAPPPPPKEEPAPPPPPKQEPAPPPPKVVEVPYPWPYPYPFPAWPSDCCCHHGHGGCHCCSCGKAPEAPPAPPPQYIPMPQYVPQPYPCNPPYGYRVCCEDDPSYACTIM